The Aedes albopictus strain Foshan chromosome 1, AalbF5, whole genome shotgun sequence genomic interval actcgaacaaaaacgatgtgagcgccataggggggtagttggccaactatcaaattttgaaaaggatcgttaaatcgaagtacgatgggaattattagagtgttacgtctgtttgtctgtggttttactgaaattgtatcgaaaaacagtttttccGGATCTCCGctagagactaagtccatgtattatgtttccagttcaaaaccgaattagcgacattttttctttgacttccgctgcttttgccttgcgttaaacacaatgtcggaagtggggcgctgtatagagcaccaggtgtacaatacagcgccccacttccgacattgtgtttaacgaaaGACAAAaccagcggaagtcaaagaaaaaatgtcgctaattcggttttgaactggaaacataataaacaagctcgctgaactgtcagtgcacggcttcgtgacgtcatcttgcagtatcctattgtTTTATGCAAGGTTCTTCATTGCCTTATTTAGATTGCAGGTAATTGAACTTTGCATACCTGCGCAAGGACGTAACCAATCGCATCCAaattttgttgggttgttttacacgctaaaaggGACCCAGATCTTTGTTCAGGGTTGATGcgcacaaaatttcccatacaacttTGACTGCGTTCTATGGCAAGAGTCGGTATTGAAAGTGCGTTAGAAAGTCAATTTTAATTCTACTTTTAACAATCTTCGAGAAATCGAGATATATATAATATACTAATAACTTTTCTTTACTTCCAGATCCAGAAGAAATCACGGCAGGACTATAGAGCGATTGATTGGTGGCCATGTACTCTTCAATCGTGAAGTATATAGAAATTTAAGGAATGTCAATATAAGGAAAACGAATAGCAACAATACAAATCTAGATCCTTTTAGCCGCgataaaaatataaatttaaCAGAAAATAATGATATTGATGACGGATTACTGCTTACGGCTAGTGCAGGAAATGGCAATAGTGGGAAAGAAGGGTCCAATAGTACTAAAAAGGAAGAAAGTAAAAAGACATTATCAGATCAGGTAGCTGAAGGTAAATACGGGCTCATTCATAAAGAACTTTTTTCCACAACGCCTAAACGGCCGGGAGTTTTGAGTTATAAGTCAAACTCAGAAGTACCGAAGGACGATGCCAGAAACTATGGGGGATTGAAAGATGAAGAAATTTGGCTAGCGGAAGACCACTTGCTAGTTCTCAAGGGTGGATCTGTCaacaaaaacaataataaacCGAAATGGAAGCCAATTGATGACTACGACGCTCCTACTCGACAGGTTAAACTTCCCTTAAACCCAAAAGTTCCGCCTCCCTTTCCTGTCCAGCTCACCGACGATGGCCCGATACAGTTTATCGGAAATAATAAACTTCCGGTATACAATCCGTTCACAAATCAGACAGTTTTTCTCTTCTCTAATGAGAGAGTCCCAGACATTAAAGCCGACGATCTCAATAAAAAGAATCCCCCTCCCTGGAATGGAAAGGACGGCCCTCCTTCGCAGTTTAACGGATACCAATACCCACCACCAGCTCCCCTCCCACTCGGCAAACCAAACCAGACGTTCTCGAATCCGTTCCTAAATTTACCACCTTTACCACCATTCCCACTTCCGCCACCATCCGGTTCATTCGATGAGCAAAACAGCACCGACATAGACGAAGACGATCCATCATTGTATTACCCACCTCCATACAGTTTTGAATACAAGAGCAACTACACTAACCCAGTATCCCCAGGACCGCTTGTTCCAGGTATCATCTTACCACCGCCTCCTAACTTCTTCGCTCCGCTTGACGAAGACCAAAAACCTGTCAAGACACCATTAGATGTATTGAATAAAATAAATGACATTAAACTAAGAGAACGTCTGAAGAACACAACTTCATCACCACTAGCGACAACTACTATCAGAAATGAGCCGACAACTACAACAGCGAAGCCTGTAAAAGTTAAACCAATCCGGATAGAAACTCCTAACTATAAAATCGAAATCGAAAAAGTAAACGTGAAGAAGTTCCCTGAAAACAACGAAACAACTATCCTTAGAACTGTTCGGCCGCCCAGCAAAGTTTCGCATACAACTACAACTATTGCATCGCCAACGAAGAAACGGAACAAAGCCAAACCACCGTCAGCAACAAGAACTCAACTTCACAAAGTCAATGCCCCAATATCTCCTCCACTTATCTCACTTAGTCCCGACAATATCAAAGGTAATCCTATTTACTTTGAATACTTTGACGCCCGTACTCCTACGTTGCAGCCATTTGAAGATTTTTCGATTACAACTCCCCTACCATACTTAACTACATTGACGGACATTAATTATGATAGCCACTACCAGACTACAACCGCCGGTCCGTTGCTCAACCAACCTGCTGTAAAGCAGAAACGGCCACCCTCGAAAACATATCTTCCTACTAAGAACAAAGATTTGACCTACGATACACCTGATGTAGAGGCTTACCGTTATAAGACTATGCAAGAATTTAACAGGGAAATCGAAACGATACGACAAACCCTTAGGCTTTATGAACATTCCGTTCCTATAATCAACAACTTGAGAACTCCTAAAGCAAGGCCCATTTACGATTTCTCTTTCGATTTGAGGGCACCCTTATCTTCCCCGGTCCAATCGTATCCATTCAGCCATCAACATGTTCCCAGTCAACCATTGAAAAGTGATTTTAGACCCACCGCATTACCatttaatcaaaatttttatgCTCAGCATACCGCAAATATTCAGCCGATTCCGAGTAGACCTCTGCAATCCTATGACAAACCGgatcttcaacacaataattACAACTATAGGGATCATTCGGTTAATGTAGACATAACTAGTGCAAACCCTCACTCCGGTTACTCGTCGTTCACTACGGCAAGACCAGTCTATTACGATCAGCCCAATTGGTACAGTATTGAAAAGGTCAGGGTTCACGAAATACCGAAGCCTTTAATCTATAACAATGGAGCGAGTGGATACAATCCTAAACTATACCTTCCCAGTAAGTTCACCTATCAGACCAATGCCCCCAGTAAAACAGTCCTTAATCAATCATCAAATCAGCAGTACGACAACAATGGTACACGACAGCCTTCTTCCAGTTCGCGACAGAAAGGCAAGTATTCCTCTCGTAACCAGCAGCAAAGAAATGAAGGATATTTAGATAAAGATATATTGATTAATTATAAACATCCGCTACCAGCTGTCAACCCCGACAGCGAGCTATTGCCATATAACGGTAGGAACACAAAGCCAATTATACAATATCATTTACCCGGTGATAAAGCCCACGTTTATTTCATTACACCACAAGAACTGAAATATCCGTAACGTATGGCTTTATTTCGGTAGGAATTGGAATGCTGTGCAATGAGtagagaaaacgaaaaaaaaaacgcaatatACAAAATGTCATCAAAACACTTGCTGATTGTGATAACTAGAACATTGATATAGTAAGGCATCTATTGAActgcaaaaaagatatttatttCACGAGATAAATAAATTATTTACCGCTTGTTTGCTCATGATCATACATTTTGGTTTTCAAAGGTATTGCCTCAATTCGCTAAAATAAATTAGTTACATTCTATAAACAACTCTTTTACTTCCATATATATCCGAAAATACTTTTTTTGTTCCACAATGTTTTTTTCCTAATGGAAAAGGCTAACTGCCCGTTAGATATTGAagaccaaaaaaaaatatataaaaaaacgaAGGTCAAAAATACCAAATGAACAAATATAGCGTCCGCTTGCAAAAATGACGGTTTTTGTACCCATAAGGAAAGGAATTGTAGGTTCCTCTCCGTCAAAGCTTTATCAGAAATAGACCTAATTTTGTGTGGTGGTCTACAGGATTATGGGGCCATATGGGACAAGATAGCCTTCCATGTTTTTGCAGCATAAAAAATATCGGAGTGGGTGATGATTATAAACAATGAAACATGTTTTTGATATGCGAAAAAGttacaataagtttgaaaatATACTACAAATTACTGTTTGTGCTTGAAAACATAATTTTCTTATAATAATCGGCCATCTAATTTAATATtataaaattatcaaaatattattGTTTATATACCAAGTTTGGTTTatataaaatattttcaattcatATTTCATATAAAAATGCATAGGTAACGTAATCATTTGGGGCAAGATGGCATCCCGTGATGAGAGATAAGTGCCCCGCACAAtgaatgcatacgtttgcgtatgCGTGACAGAAGTTTGCCACATTTCCCAtggaaaaactgtcaaaaaacgcaaacctcgacggaacggacagtATGTGCTCCAGGCTTTAGCTCGCCACTTTAATCTaaaccagcgtttctcaaactatgggtcgcgacccactggtgggtcgcgggctgatttttggtgggtcgcgaaggcttggacAACATTGTAATAAATGATACTGCTAGATATTTCCTAATTTACAAATATTCCCTGAAGAATCGGcagagttatttctagaaattctgtTTCTTTataatttcattcaaaattttgcattatAAGTCTTAGCttggagtatattgaatattgcaactactgtctgcgttctgaaatgGATACTGAAATTATGAGTTTTGATTCTGGAGGTTTAAGATTAGGGTGAAATTTAGGATTTTCCTTGCGTTTCCGAAAAATGAGTTAAAGTTGCTGCTTACAGTTTGTATTTTCAGTTAGATTAGCACACCAGATTTAGCAGTTAAgttataaaaaaattgaaataccaAAAATCACAAAACTTCGATAAGAAACTTTACCTAAACCGAACTTCAGTTAAGCTAAACTTCGGTAAAATTCATCTGAATGTCGATCGTCTGAACTTTTACAGAACACAGTACAACTGAGaagagatttcaataaaaatataaatgaaataagtgtgtatgaagGCTATGACCAAAATTTTCGAGAAGATTCATCTGACTATGCAGCAGTACTATAATTCTAAAACCTCTACTTCATGTTCACCCACTCGTTGAACTTATTTTGACCATTTTAACCCAATCTTTTATTTTAAAGTAAATTTAGAAGTTCTGCAGAAGCATACATTTGCCACTATTTTTCAAAACCTTCGTTGAAaatgtatatatatttttttaatttctagaaTTTGTGAGAGAAAGCGATGAAATGTATTTAATTAAAACGTCAGTcctaatttgcaaaaaaatacttattttatgaaagtacgtgctggtgggtcgccaaatcctATAAAAATCGAAAGGGGGTCGCAAGttcaaaaagtttgagaacccctgatctaAACCAGATGATACCTCAGAAAAACGTTGGagtccctgataaaaaatatcataaaaattttattgttacacaattttttcgacaaatattcaccattaaacatattgtaatttgcacagcacactcaccatc includes:
- the LOC109405519 gene encoding uncharacterized protein LOC109405519, which gives rise to MRMLLTLILLHLATCLSKATTQNIVQSSSSIISAKLPSRRNHGRTIERLIGGHVLFNREVYRNLRNVNIRKTNSNNTNLDPFSRDKNINLTENNDIDDGLLLTASAGNGNSGKEGSNSTKKEESKKTLSDQVAEGKYGLIHKELFSTTPKRPGVLSYKSNSEVPKDDARNYGGLKDEEIWLAEDHLLVLKGGSVNKNNNKPKWKPIDDYDAPTRQVKLPLNPKVPPPFPVQLTDDGPIQFIGNNKLPVYNPFTNQTVFLFSNERVPDIKADDLNKKNPPPWNGKDGPPSQFNGYQYPPPAPLPLGKPNQTFSNPFLNLPPLPPFPLPPPSGSFDEQNSTDIDEDDPSLYYPPPYSFEYKSNYTNPVSPGPLVPGIILPPPPNFFAPLDEDQKPVKTPLDVLNKINDIKLRERLKNTTSSPLATTTIRNEPTTTTAKPVKVKPIRIETPNYKIEIEKVNVKKFPENNETTILRTVRPPSKVSHTTTTIASPTKKRNKAKPPSATRTQLHKVNAPISPPLISLSPDNIKGNPIYFEYFDARTPTLQPFEDFSITTPLPYLTTLTDINYDSHYQTTTAGPLLNQPAVKQKRPPSKTYLPTKNKDLTYDTPDVEAYRYKTMQEFNREIETIRQTLRLYEHSVPIINNLRTPKARPIYDFSFDLRAPLSSPVQSYPFSHQHVPSQPLKSDFRPTALPFNQNFYAQHTANIQPIPSRPLQSYDKPDLQHNNYNYRDHSVNVDITSANPHSGYSSFTTARPVYYDQPNWYSIEKVRVHEIPKPLIYNNGASGYNPKLYLPSKFTYQTNAPSKTVLNQSSNQQYDNNGTRQPSSSSRQKGKYSSRNQQQRNEGYLDKDILINYKHPLPAVNPDSELLPYNGRNTKPIIQYHLPGDKAHVYFITPQELKYP